From the Candidatus Fermentibacter sp. genome, one window contains:
- a CDS encoding S9 family peptidase, with the protein MKIRWALTAATLCVAQAAYAGLPGMIPRQVLFGNPERIAPALSPDGSLIAYVAPAGDVLNLWLMDADGTDPRQITFDEGRGVTDYFWAENGRHILYMQDQAGEENTHVYRLDVSTGEVTDLTPYEGVKAYVSATDRDRPDTVLIEMNADDPMLFDVYEADLITGELTPVEGNPGFVLGWIPDEDLTVRVAYAMDGEGGQMLMSKDPEGNWTPFLSWGPEEMVYPVRMTKDGSGIYLNSTLGSNTSRLVRYDLASGEETVLASDPLCDAGGVFFDEETVTPRAITFTYLRLRVEILDPALQADFDFLSTVAEGDFFIASSDRAEDVWIVGYYSPSNPVSYYLYDRRAGTARLLFSAIPALEDYDLADVRPLLIPARDGLMLPSYLTLPVGVDSTGLPLVLFVHGGPWARDSYGYDPISQLLANRGFAVLQVNFRGSTGFGREFLNAANREWGGAMQDDLTDAVQWAVDQGYADPERLSIVGASFGGYATLAGVAFTPDLYAAAVDLFGPSDLITFRQSVPAYWRPMDALFDVRIGSLSADSAMLADRSPLNHAGEIRTPLLVIQGANDPRVVQAESDQLVAALRAVGTPVEYVLYADEGHGFALEANNLDFAGRMEEFLAGHIDGVRFEPWAPVEGSTATVVE; encoded by the coding sequence ATGAAGATCCGCTGGGCCCTCACCGCGGCGACCCTCTGTGTCGCCCAGGCCGCATACGCCGGGCTGCCCGGCATGATCCCGAGGCAGGTCCTCTTCGGCAACCCGGAGCGCATCGCACCGGCGCTGTCGCCCGACGGCTCCCTGATCGCCTACGTGGCCCCCGCGGGTGACGTGCTGAACCTCTGGCTCATGGACGCCGACGGCACCGATCCCAGGCAGATCACCTTCGACGAGGGCAGGGGGGTGACCGACTACTTCTGGGCCGAGAACGGCCGCCACATCCTCTACATGCAGGACCAGGCCGGCGAGGAGAACACACACGTCTACAGGCTCGACGTCTCCACCGGCGAAGTGACCGACCTCACCCCGTACGAGGGCGTGAAGGCATATGTGAGCGCCACCGACAGGGACCGGCCCGACACGGTGCTCATAGAGATGAACGCGGACGACCCGATGCTCTTCGACGTCTACGAGGCCGATCTGATCACCGGCGAACTGACCCCGGTCGAGGGCAACCCCGGGTTCGTCCTGGGCTGGATACCCGACGAGGACCTGACCGTCAGGGTCGCCTACGCCATGGACGGCGAGGGCGGGCAGATGCTCATGTCGAAGGACCCGGAGGGGAACTGGACGCCGTTCCTCTCCTGGGGCCCGGAGGAGATGGTGTACCCCGTCCGGATGACGAAGGACGGCTCGGGCATCTATCTGAACAGCACCCTGGGCTCGAACACGTCCCGTCTCGTCAGGTACGACCTCGCCTCGGGCGAGGAGACCGTGCTCGCGTCCGATCCCCTTTGCGATGCCGGCGGGGTCTTCTTCGACGAGGAGACCGTCACTCCCCGGGCGATAACCTTCACCTACCTCAGGCTCAGGGTCGAGATCCTCGACCCCGCCCTGCAGGCCGACTTCGACTTCCTCTCCACGGTGGCGGAGGGCGACTTCTTCATCGCCTCGAGCGACCGCGCGGAGGATGTCTGGATCGTCGGGTACTACAGCCCGTCCAATCCCGTCAGCTACTACCTCTACGACAGGCGGGCCGGCACGGCCCGCCTCCTCTTCAGCGCCATACCGGCCCTCGAGGACTACGACCTCGCAGATGTGCGGCCCCTGCTGATCCCCGCCAGGGACGGCCTGATGCTCCCGTCCTACCTCACACTGCCCGTCGGGGTCGATTCCACCGGACTGCCCCTGGTGCTGTTCGTCCACGGCGGGCCCTGGGCCCGCGACAGCTACGGCTACGATCCCATATCGCAGCTCCTGGCCAACAGGGGCTTCGCGGTCCTGCAGGTGAACTTCAGGGGCTCGACGGGCTTCGGCAGGGAGTTCCTCAATGCGGCGAACAGGGAGTGGGGCGGCGCGATGCAGGACGATCTGACCGACGCCGTGCAGTGGGCGGTCGATCAGGGATATGCAGACCCTGAAAGGCTCTCGATAGTCGGGGCCTCCTTCGGCGGATACGCCACCCTGGCCGGAGTCGCGTTCACGCCGGACCTCTACGCCGCCGCGGTGGACCTCTTCGGCCCCTCCGACCTGATCACCTTCCGGCAGAGCGTCCCGGCCTACTGGAGGCCGATGGACGCCCTGTTCGACGTCCGGATCGGGAGCCTCTCGGCCGATTCGGCGATGCTCGCCGACAGGTCGCCCCTGAACCATGCCGGTGAGATCAGGACGCCGCTCCTGGTGATCCAGGGCGCCAACGATCCCCGCGTGGTCCAGGCCGAGAGCGACCAGCTCGTCGCAGCACTCAGAGCCGTCGGCACTCCCGTGGAGTACGTGCTCTACGCCGACGAGGGACACGGCTTTGCTCTCGAGGCCAACAACCTCGACTTCGCGGGCCGGATGGAGGAGTTCCTGGCCGGGCACATCGATGGCGTGCGCTTCGAGCCCTGGGCTCCCGTGGAAGGCTCCACGGCGACCGTCGTCGAGTAG
- a CDS encoding DUF1028 domain-containing protein, whose amino-acid sequence MQAALLPLVLACALPGAQDGLVCSTFSIAAVDTASGECGVAVASRVLAVGTIVPWVECGSGAVATQALVNVSLGPSGLELLEGGLSADEALEILLESDSSFQDRQLGIVDADGGSATFTGSGTSAWAGGVSGPGYAIQGNILTGPEVVAAMEEAFLGTEGPLAYRLVRALAAGDSAGGDSRGRQSAAMLVNRPGGGYQGVGDVLVDIRVDDHADPVGELSRIYALWEPVFMIQVYADAAREPELGHLAGMIDRALSSGERDPQTLNAFAWTLAERGLEPETAVELATEALMLAPDDTNIMDTLAEALYAAGRYDEAVAWEAEALRREPDNEWYRDQLAKFTEALESLESRERPSPCLRSR is encoded by the coding sequence ATGCAGGCGGCGCTGCTCCCGCTCGTCCTCGCCTGTGCCCTCCCGGGCGCGCAGGACGGCCTGGTCTGCTCGACCTTCTCGATAGCCGCGGTCGACACGGCCTCGGGCGAATGCGGGGTGGCCGTGGCCTCGCGCGTTCTCGCCGTCGGGACGATAGTCCCCTGGGTCGAGTGCGGCAGCGGTGCGGTGGCCACGCAGGCGCTCGTGAACGTCTCGCTCGGGCCCTCCGGGCTCGAACTCCTCGAAGGCGGGCTTTCCGCTGACGAAGCACTCGAGATCCTTCTCGAATCCGATTCCTCGTTCCAGGACCGCCAGCTCGGGATCGTCGACGCCGACGGAGGCTCGGCGACCTTCACGGGTTCCGGCACGTCGGCCTGGGCCGGAGGCGTCTCCGGGCCGGGATATGCCATACAGGGCAACATCCTGACAGGTCCGGAGGTGGTGGCGGCGATGGAGGAGGCGTTCCTCGGCACGGAGGGGCCCCTCGCGTACAGGCTGGTGCGGGCGCTCGCCGCGGGGGACTCGGCTGGCGGCGACAGCAGGGGGAGGCAGTCCGCGGCGATGCTTGTGAACAGGCCCGGAGGAGGCTATCAGGGCGTCGGGGACGTCCTGGTCGACATCCGGGTCGACGATCATGCAGACCCGGTCGGGGAGCTCTCGAGGATCTACGCCCTCTGGGAGCCCGTATTCATGATCCAGGTCTATGCCGACGCCGCAAGGGAGCCCGAGCTGGGACACCTGGCCGGCATGATCGACAGGGCGCTGTCGTCGGGCGAGCGCGATCCGCAGACCCTCAACGCCTTCGCCTGGACCCTCGCCGAGAGGGGGCTCGAGCCGGAGACGGCTGTGGAGCTCGCCACGGAGGCCCTCATGCTCGCTCCCGACGACACGAACATCATGGACACCCTGGCCGAGGCGCTCTATGCGGCGGGGAGATACGACGAGGCTGTCGCCTGGGAGGCGGAGGCGCTGCGCAGGGAGCCGGACAACGAATGGTACCGGGATCAGCTCGCGAAGTTCACGGAAGCGCTCGAATCGCTCGAGAGCCGGGAACGGCCATCACCCTGTCTTCGCAGCAGATGA
- a CDS encoding aminoacetone oxidase family FAD-binding enzyme: MGAGASGLMAAAMVASPGTGVLVLDQNDRPGAKLSLTGGGRCNILPAAADPSAYVTSSSRNSLAKILRGWSPGEARSFFAREAGVGIEPEAATGKLFAVPGGAPAVTGALEGIAKRAGAVFRYRSRVSGISPSERGWTVSLECGESVESDRVVLATGGRSWPGTGSGGWGFAEAARLGHTVRPVYPALVPLLSGDPGFGSLSGIVVEATISSVFEGRPFSVRGPLLFTHRGFSGPVVMDASHASTGPRTAALSVSWGGLDRKAWEEVLLAGRGLVRKALEPHLPSRLAGLIVERAGLDPSIRFADLAREGRMSLLAVLSACPLPVSGNCGWDEAEVTGGGVALEEVDPASLESRLHPGLHFAGEVLDAFGPVGGCNLYWAWLTGRLSAGARRPRNPSP, encoded by the coding sequence ATCGGGGCGGGGGCTTCCGGCCTGATGGCGGCGGCCATGGTCGCATCCCCGGGCACGGGCGTGCTGGTGCTCGACCAGAACGACAGGCCCGGGGCGAAGCTCTCGCTCACCGGCGGGGGCAGGTGCAACATCCTGCCCGCGGCCGCCGATCCGTCGGCGTACGTCACCTCGTCGTCCCGGAACAGCCTGGCGAAGATCCTCAGGGGATGGTCGCCCGGGGAGGCCCGCTCGTTCTTCGCCCGCGAGGCGGGGGTCGGGATCGAGCCCGAGGCCGCCACCGGGAAGCTCTTCGCGGTCCCCGGAGGCGCCCCGGCAGTGACGGGGGCTCTGGAGGGGATCGCGAAAAGGGCGGGAGCCGTGTTCCGCTACCGGAGCCGTGTCTCCGGCATCTCGCCCTCGGAGCGCGGGTGGACTGTTTCGCTCGAGTGCGGCGAATCCGTGGAGTCGGACAGGGTGGTGCTGGCGACCGGCGGCAGGTCGTGGCCCGGCACCGGCAGCGGGGGCTGGGGGTTCGCGGAGGCTGCTCGGCTGGGCCATACCGTCAGGCCGGTCTATCCCGCGCTGGTGCCGCTTCTCTCCGGCGATCCCGGCTTCGGGAGCCTTTCGGGCATCGTCGTCGAGGCGACGATCTCGTCCGTCTTCGAAGGCAGGCCGTTCTCGGTCCGCGGGCCTCTCCTGTTCACGCACAGGGGTTTCAGCGGACCGGTCGTCATGGACGCGTCACACGCCTCGACAGGACCCCGGACGGCTGCACTCTCCGTCTCCTGGGGCGGGCTGGACCGGAAGGCCTGGGAGGAGGTGCTCCTGGCCGGGAGGGGGCTGGTCAGGAAGGCGCTGGAACCGCACCTGCCGTCGAGGCTGGCGGGGCTCATCGTGGAAAGGGCCGGCCTCGATCCATCCATCCGCTTCGCCGACCTGGCCAGGGAGGGCAGGATGTCGCTCCTGGCCGTCCTGTCGGCATGCCCTCTGCCGGTCTCGGGGAACTGCGGCTGGGACGAGGCCGAGGTCACCGGAGGCGGCGTGGCGCTCGAGGAGGTCGATCCGGCGAGCCTCGAGAGCAGGCTGCACCCCGGCCTCCATTTCGCAGGCGAGGTCCTCGACGCGTTCGGCCCCGTCGGGGGCTGCAACCTCTACTGGGCCTGGCTCACGGGGCGGCTCTCGGCCGGGGCCCGCCGGCCCCGGAATCCCTCTCCCTAG
- a CDS encoding efflux RND transporter periplasmic adaptor subunit, whose amino-acid sequence MKNLYVPLAALILLCACGKAEEEEAEALEPSPLPVTACTLARDTLFQVVEATGRVSSARTQEMVSQIQGLVSQAPEAEGIPVLRGQTVFRIVAGAQAADLQNALSRYRSAQAVYDFEVANSSGEITDERSEMLRSTTGLLQAEADLARARTQYGNAALTAGFDGVVSGVMVREGVTVYPGTVLGSVVDMTALQAEIDLDERDLALCTVGARAYVTVPSLGDSTLVGSVGSVSPTIDPSTRSGGVIVDLPPLPGLRPGATARVEIVTSQVPDQVLVPAEAVLVRDGREMVFAVVDGRADWRYVTTAGSGRGFTAVVEGVSEGEQVITGGHYSLAHDAPVAVVGE is encoded by the coding sequence ATGAAGAATCTGTACGTTCCGCTCGCCGCCCTGATCCTCCTCTGCGCCTGCGGGAAGGCGGAGGAGGAGGAGGCAGAGGCGCTGGAGCCGTCACCCCTCCCGGTGACGGCCTGCACTCTGGCCCGCGACACCCTCTTCCAGGTCGTCGAGGCCACCGGCAGGGTCAGCTCGGCGAGGACGCAGGAGATGGTCTCCCAGATACAGGGGCTGGTCTCCCAGGCTCCGGAGGCGGAGGGCATCCCGGTCCTGCGGGGGCAGACCGTGTTCAGGATAGTGGCAGGGGCGCAGGCCGCCGACCTGCAGAACGCCCTCAGCAGGTACAGGTCCGCCCAGGCTGTCTACGACTTCGAGGTGGCGAACAGCTCGGGCGAGATCACCGACGAGCGCAGCGAGATGCTCAGGAGCACCACCGGCCTCCTGCAGGCCGAGGCGGACCTTGCGCGCGCCAGGACGCAGTACGGCAACGCGGCCCTGACCGCGGGGTTCGACGGCGTGGTTTCGGGCGTCATGGTGCGCGAGGGCGTCACGGTCTATCCCGGCACGGTGCTGGGTTCTGTGGTGGACATGACCGCGCTGCAGGCCGAGATAGACCTGGACGAGCGCGATCTCGCGCTCTGCACGGTGGGCGCCAGGGCATACGTGACGGTGCCCTCCCTGGGCGACTCGACCCTCGTCGGCTCGGTCGGCTCCGTCTCGCCCACGATCGATCCCTCGACGCGCTCCGGCGGCGTGATCGTCGATCTCCCGCCCCTCCCCGGCCTCAGGCCCGGCGCGACCGCCAGGGTCGAGATCGTGACCTCCCAGGTGCCCGACCAGGTCCTGGTGCCCGCGGAGGCCGTGCTGGTGCGCGACGGCCGCGAGATGGTCTTCGCCGTGGTGGACGGCAGGGCAGACTGGCGCTACGTGACCACGGCCGGCTCGGGCAGGGGATTCACCGCCGTGGTCGAAGGCGTGTCGGAGGGCGAGCAGGTGATCACCGGGGGACACTACTCCCTGGCTCACGACGCCCCCGTGGCGGTAGTGGGGGAATAG
- a CDS encoding efflux RND transporter permease subunit — MIDSILARPRGTAVVYAALLILAVVSYTRIPIEGTPDTELPKLSVFTTWPGADPEAVCEEVTRPIEEVARQVEGVEEISSSSESGASSVTISFRKGTDMDVASMELTERISFLSEDLPPEVSASSVTPVLPQELESEGFLVFALAGSDGQALKRLAEDEIVPALERIDEVGAVEVQGLGAEQVVIDIDPDALRELDLTLAEVMMALDAGITDRNAGVVTDTTGRDAVVRMTSVPRDLGDLEELIVASRGGRFVTLGDVSRDISIMFDENQYTIFRYDGLDQITIRVDRTPGSNAVRVADRVMARLDGIRGALPEGVELELIEDGTEQIRDDLSALSWRGLVCLAAIMAVLLLLNPGIRNNVLILSSILFSASLSITAVYLAGYTVNVLTLSALAVAFGLLVDGAVVVMEAVAYRRRQGMAPLEAATTGAKEVALPILGGILTTLVAFVPLLASEGILRLYYRPFAFTMAATLVSSYIVCLTLVPSLAGRWREGSWIRQRRWDVVLARVITRLHHRPWLPMSCVIALTLGAAWIFIREIDKGRDWGFSFERETITVYMQFPPGTPQDVVDGSARGFEALLAGREGIESTRTYVTGETAVVYSVCSKSSLESGLALRIEAEVMAHASTVGGVQEIYAGGISPEGYWRTTTSAGMVQTIELRGYDYEGLRNIARSIASLMGRHPRIADVDIDWNRMSANRSQLSIDFDRQELADLGLNPVQLLAAFRYNLPSGYGGEVQIGDRRLDLGLRIGGERNPALAEVLESRIRTAGGGSVRLGDLVALDTASVQGSIDREEGEYLRTVAYTFMGAERMGARFRRTLLESLELPDGYRVYEDTTWVPRWLREEESGTDLNLLVLVAILAVFAVTAVLYESLTAPLWVLAVIPMALIGVVAGFWAFDRVFTPQAYVGSVFLVGIAVNNSILLVDCFLRHRKAGISTREALDRAVGERLRPVLQTSLTTIAGLLPLIIWPVAGSDDLWSTLSFTVVAGMVTSTLLVLVALPSLIQITTKEGTTPR; from the coding sequence ATGATAGACTCCATCCTCGCCCGGCCGCGCGGCACGGCCGTGGTCTACGCGGCCCTGCTGATCCTGGCCGTGGTCTCCTACACGCGCATACCCATCGAGGGCACCCCGGACACGGAGCTGCCCAAGCTCAGCGTGTTCACGACGTGGCCCGGGGCCGACCCGGAGGCGGTGTGCGAGGAGGTCACCAGGCCCATCGAGGAGGTGGCCAGGCAGGTCGAGGGCGTGGAGGAGATCTCCTCCAGCTCGGAGTCCGGGGCCAGCAGCGTGACCATCTCGTTCCGCAAGGGCACGGACATGGACGTGGCGTCCATGGAGCTGACGGAGCGCATTTCGTTCCTGTCGGAGGACCTTCCCCCCGAGGTGTCGGCCTCGAGCGTGACGCCGGTGCTCCCGCAGGAGCTCGAGAGCGAGGGGTTCCTCGTCTTCGCCCTGGCCGGGAGCGACGGTCAGGCCCTCAAGAGGCTCGCCGAGGACGAGATAGTGCCGGCCCTCGAGAGGATAGACGAGGTCGGAGCCGTCGAGGTGCAGGGCCTCGGAGCCGAGCAGGTGGTCATAGACATCGACCCGGACGCCCTGCGCGAGCTCGACCTGACCCTGGCCGAGGTGATGATGGCGCTGGACGCCGGGATCACCGACCGGAACGCGGGGGTCGTCACCGACACGACCGGGCGCGACGCCGTGGTCAGGATGACCTCGGTGCCCCGCGACCTGGGTGACCTCGAAGAGCTGATAGTGGCCTCCAGGGGCGGGCGGTTCGTCACCCTCGGAGACGTCTCGCGCGACATCTCGATCATGTTCGACGAGAACCAGTACACGATCTTCAGGTACGACGGCCTGGACCAGATCACGATAAGGGTGGACAGGACCCCCGGCAGCAACGCCGTGCGCGTGGCGGACCGCGTGATGGCCCGCCTGGACGGGATACGGGGCGCCCTGCCGGAAGGCGTCGAGCTGGAGCTGATCGAGGACGGCACCGAGCAGATAAGGGACGACCTGTCAGCCCTCTCCTGGAGGGGCCTGGTCTGCCTGGCCGCGATCATGGCCGTTCTGCTGCTGCTCAACCCCGGCATCAGGAACAACGTGCTCATACTCAGCTCGATACTCTTCTCCGCCTCGCTCTCGATCACGGCGGTCTACCTCGCGGGCTACACCGTCAACGTGCTCACCCTCAGCGCCCTGGCGGTGGCCTTCGGCCTGCTCGTAGACGGGGCCGTGGTGGTCATGGAGGCGGTCGCCTACCGCAGGAGGCAGGGCATGGCCCCCCTGGAGGCGGCCACGACGGGAGCGAAGGAGGTTGCCCTCCCGATCCTGGGCGGAATCCTGACGACCCTCGTCGCCTTCGTCCCGCTGCTCGCGAGCGAGGGCATCCTGAGGCTCTACTACAGGCCGTTCGCCTTCACCATGGCCGCCACGCTGGTCTCGTCCTACATCGTCTGCCTCACCCTCGTCCCGTCCCTGGCGGGCCGCTGGCGGGAGGGGAGCTGGATACGGCAGAGGCGATGGGACGTCGTCCTGGCACGGGTGATCACGAGGCTGCACCACAGGCCCTGGCTGCCCATGTCGTGCGTGATCGCCCTCACTCTGGGCGCGGCGTGGATCTTCATAAGGGAGATCGACAAGGGGAGGGACTGGGGCTTCTCGTTCGAGCGCGAGACCATCACCGTCTACATGCAGTTCCCCCCCGGCACTCCGCAGGATGTGGTCGACGGCTCGGCACGGGGCTTCGAGGCCCTTCTCGCAGGCAGGGAAGGCATCGAGTCCACCCGGACGTACGTCACGGGTGAGACGGCCGTGGTCTATTCGGTCTGCTCGAAATCGTCGCTCGAATCGGGCCTCGCCCTCCGCATCGAGGCCGAGGTGATGGCCCACGCATCCACGGTAGGCGGCGTGCAGGAGATCTACGCGGGGGGCATCAGCCCCGAGGGCTACTGGCGCACCACGACCTCCGCGGGGATGGTGCAGACCATCGAGCTGCGCGGCTACGACTACGAGGGCCTGCGGAACATCGCACGCTCGATCGCCTCTCTGATGGGGAGGCATCCCAGGATAGCGGACGTGGACATCGACTGGAACAGGATGTCGGCCAACAGGTCGCAGCTCTCCATCGACTTCGACAGGCAGGAGCTGGCCGATCTCGGCCTCAACCCGGTGCAGCTCCTGGCGGCATTCCGCTACAACCTCCCGAGCGGCTACGGCGGGGAGGTGCAGATAGGGGACAGACGCCTCGACCTGGGCCTGAGGATAGGCGGCGAACGGAACCCCGCCTTGGCCGAGGTGCTCGAGAGCCGGATCAGGACGGCCGGGGGCGGATCGGTCAGGCTGGGCGACCTCGTGGCCCTTGACACGGCATCGGTCCAGGGCTCCATAGACCGCGAGGAGGGGGAGTACCTGAGGACGGTCGCCTACACCTTCATGGGGGCCGAGCGGATGGGGGCCAGGTTCAGGAGGACCCTCCTCGAGAGCCTCGAGCTTCCCGACGGCTACAGGGTCTACGAGGACACGACGTGGGTCCCCAGGTGGCTGCGCGAGGAGGAGTCGGGCACCGACCTGAACCTGCTGGTCCTCGTCGCGATCCTGGCGGTCTTCGCCGTCACGGCGGTGCTGTACGAATCACTCACCGCGCCCCTGTGGGTGCTGGCGGTCATCCCGATGGCCCTCATCGGCGTCGTGGCCGGGTTCTGGGCCTTCGACAGGGTCTTCACGCCGCAGGCGTACGTCGGCAGCGTCTTCCTCGTGGGCATAGCCGTCAACAACTCGATCCTGCTGGTCGACTGCTTCCTCCGGCACCGGAAGGCCGGCATCTCCACGCGGGAGGCCCTCGACCGGGCGGTCGGTGAGAGGCTCCGCCCCGTTCTCCAGACGAGCCTCACGACGATAGCGGGGCTCCTGCCCCTGATCATCTGGCCTGTCGCCGGATCGGACGACCTCTGGAGCACCCTGTCCTTCACGGTGGTCGCGGGGATGGTCACCTCGACCCTGCTGGTCCTGGTGGCACTGCCCTCGCTGATACAGATAACAACGAAGGAGGGAACCACCCCGAGATGA